A stretch of DNA from Candidatus Omnitrophota bacterium:
ACGCGCGTCGGCCAGGTCACGGATTACGATCGCCTACTCTTGGAAGTGTGGACGAACGGCTCGATGAGCCCGAAGGATGCGCTGCTGTATGCCTCGAACATTCTGCAGCGGCATCTGGATCTCTTCGTCAGCTTCGGCAGCCTTCCGGAAGAGCCGGAAGAGGAAGTGCAAACGCCGGTGGATGAGGAGCTGCAAGAGAAGCTCAAGACGCCGATTTCCGAGCTGGAGCTGTCGGTGCGCTCCGCGAATTGCCTGCGCGAAGCCACCATCAAAACCATCGGCGATCTCGTGCAGAAATCGCCGCAGGAGCTGCTCAAGTACCGCAATTTCGGAAAAAAGTCGCTCGTGGAGATCGAAGAACTCCTCAAAGGCATGGGGCTCACGCTCGGGATGAGCCTTGAGCAGCCCAGCACCCAAGAAGGATGATGACAGGCTCAACATGAGGCACGGAAAGCGAAACCAGCGGCTCTCCAAACCGACGGATCAGCGCGAGGCGCTGATCCACGGGATGATGCAGGGGCTGATTATTCACCGCCGAGTGAAGACCACCTACGCCAGGGCCAAGGAAGCGCAGCGCCTGGCGGATCGACTGGTCACGTGGGGCAAGGAGGGCAGCGTGCATTCCCGGCGGCTCGCCTTTCGGATTCTGCAGAACCGCACGCTGGTCAAGCATTTGTTTGCCGATATCGCCCCGGTGTTCGTCGATGTCCAGGGAGGCTACACGAGAGTCACTCGGCTGAATTTCCGACGGGGCGACGGCGCCCAGGAAGCCGTCTTGACGTTTAGCCTTGACGCCGCCCTTCACCAGACGGCTCCTGCCCCGAAGACCAGCGCTGCCGCAGTGGTAGCTCCTGCCGCAGGGCAAGCGCCCGCGTCGCCCGCGGAGCAGGAGACGGAGAAGCCGAAAGGATTTCTTGAGGGGTTGCGTGGCCTATGGACTCGAAAAAAGAAGGGCTTGTAGACGGGCGAGGGCGGATCGCCGAACGCCTTGCGCACATTGAAAGCTCGCCCACCCTCGCGTTGTCGGCAAAAGCCAAAGCGCTGGCCAAGGCCGGCAAACCCGTGCTGGATTTTACCGCCGGGGAACCGGATGGGCCTACGCCTGACCACGTCAAGCGCGCGGCCATTCAGGCGATTGAAGCCAATCACACCCGGTATACGCCCATCGCCGGGATCCCTGAGTTGCGCAGCGCGATTGCCGAAACGCTGAACCGCCAGCATCACACGCGGTACGCCCCGTCCCAAACCGTCGTCTCCTGCGGAGCCAAGCATTCGCTCTACAACATCGTTCAGGCCCTGTGCCAGCCCGGCGATGAGGTTGTGGTGTTCTCTCCGTATTGGGTGAGCTACCCGCCGATGGTGGAGCTGGCCGGAGCCGCACCCGTCATCGTGCCCACGACGGAGCGTGACGGATTTCTCCCTGACCCCCAGCGGATGGCGGGAGCACTCACGCCGGCCACGAAAGCGATCGTCCTGAACAGCCCCAGCAATCCGACCGGGGCGGTCATCGACGACGCCAGGCTGCGCGCCATCGCCAACATCGTGCGCGAGCGCAACCTCATCGTGATCAGCGATGAGATCTATGACCAGCTGGTCTATCCGCCCGCCATCCATCGCTCGCTCGTCGCGGTGGCTCCGGAGCTGGCCGATCACATCATCCTCGTTGGCGGCGTGTCAAAAACCTATAGCATGACCGGTTGGCGGATCGGCTGGGCCGTAGCTCCGCAAGCGCTGGCCGATGCCATGATCAATCTGCAGAGCCATTCGACGTCCAATCCCACGTCTATCAGCCAGTACGCCGCGTTGGCAGCGCTCACCGGTGATCAGCAGCCGCTGGCACAGATGCGCGCCGAGTTTGAGCGGCGGCGGGATCGGATCGTCCAAGGGCTCAATCGGATTCCTGCGCTGCGCTGCGCAGTCCCCGGAGGAGCCTTTTACGCGTGGTGCAACGTCTCCGGCCTTGGCCAATCGGCGGATCGCACCGCCGCAGAATGGCTGGAGCAGGCCTTTGTCGCCGTCGTGCCGGGCGAGGGCTTCGGCGCGCCAGGGTATGTCCGATTCAGCTTCGCGACGTCGATGAAGAACATCGACGAAGGGCTTGAACGGCTGTCCGCCTGGCGCAAAGAGCGCGGATGATGCACCGCGTCACATTTATTCCGGGGGATGGCATCGGTCCTGAGGTCGCTTGGGCGGCTCGACGCTGCCTGGAGGCCACGGGCATCGCCGTTCATTGGGATGAACGTCAGGCAGGTGAGGAGGCCATCAAAGCGTTCAACACCCCGCTGCCGGAGGAGACCCTCAAGTCGATTCAGGACAACCGGCTCGCGCTCAAGGGCCCGATCACGACACCGATTGGCACTGGCTTTCGCTCGGTCAATGTCGCCTTGCGCAAGCAATTGAATCTCTTTGCCTGCGTGCGGCCCTGCCGGACCTACGCCGGCGTGCGCAGCCCGTTTCAGCAGGTGAACATCATCTTGGTGCGTGAAAATACCGAGGATCTGTACGCCGGCATCGAGTTCGCCGCAGGAGAGCCCTACACGCGTCAGCTCATCGCCCAGCTCACCGAGCAATCGAAGCAGCCCATCCAACCGGATGCCGGAATTAGCATCAAGCCGATCTCCACCACCGCTTCGGAGCGCATCATCACCTTCGCCTGCGAGTATGCGCTCTCGCATGGCCGCAAGAAGGTCACCGCGATCCATAAGGCCAACATCATGAAATTCACCGATGGGCTCTTCATGCAGGCCGCGCGGAAGATGGCTCCACGGTACGCAGGGCGCCTCACCATCGAGGATCGGCTGGTCGACGCCACCTGCATGCAGCTCGTGCTGCGGCCGCATGAGTTTGACGTGCTGGTCTTGCCGAATCTCTATGGCGACATCCTCTCCGACTTGTGCGCAGGACTCGTCGGCGGCCTGGGAGTCGCCCCGGGGGCCAACATCGGCGAGGGCATCGCGGTCTTTGAGGCGGTGCATGGGAGCGCCCCGAAATACGCCGGGCTCAACAAGGTGAACCCCGCGGCGATGATTCTCTCCGCCGTGATGATGCTGGACTATCTTGGCGAGCACGACGCGGCCCAGCGGCTCGATGCGGCCGTGGCGGCGGTGCTGAAAGACGGCGCGGCCGTGACGTACGATCTGAAGCCAGAGCGCAATGATCCGACCGCTGTCGGCACGAAAGAAATGACCGAGGCCATCATCGAGAAGCTGAAAACCGTGAACGTGCGCGTGACCTGATGGACATGCGGCAATATCCTGATTGGTTGAAGCAATCATTTTCGCCGAACGGTGTCGCTCGGGACGTCCGATCGCTCGTGAGCGACTTAGGGCTCACCACCGTCTGCGAAAGCGCGTTATGCCCGAACCTCAGCGAATGCTATTCGCAGCGGCAGCTGACGTTCATGATCCTTGGGGAGACGTGCACGCGCCGTTGTCATTTCTGCGCCGTCTCGCATGGGCGTCCACACGCCGTGCCTGCCGATGAGCCGCAGCGGGTGGCAGACGCGGTCCACCGGCTGAACTTGTCGCACGTCGTCATAACATCGGTGGCGCGTGATGACATGCCGGATGAAGGGGCCGGGCATTTCGTTCAGGTGGTCAAGATGGTGCGGCTGCGTAATCCGAACACGACGATTGAGCTACTCGTGCCGGACTTTCACGCTCGGTACCCGCTGATTCAGATGATCATGGATCACGCGCGCCCTGAGGTCTTCGCGCATAACGTCGAAACCATTGAACGGTTGTCGCCGGTCGTTCGGCCCTCGGCCTCGTATTGGCGATCGCTGGAGGTGTTGGGAGTCGCGGCATCACTCGGCACCAAGAGCCTGATCAAGTCCAGCCTGATGGTCGGGCTTGGGGAAACGGCAGAGGAACTGCTCCACACATTTGGTGATCTGCGAGCCGCCGGCGTGACCCATCTGACGATCGGGCAATATCTGCGCCCGGATGCGCAGTCGCTGCCGGTGGCGGAG
This window harbors:
- a CDS encoding pyridoxal phosphate-dependent aminotransferase; protein product: MDSKKEGLVDGRGRIAERLAHIESSPTLALSAKAKALAKAGKPVLDFTAGEPDGPTPDHVKRAAIQAIEANHTRYTPIAGIPELRSAIAETLNRQHHTRYAPSQTVVSCGAKHSLYNIVQALCQPGDEVVVFSPYWVSYPPMVELAGAAPVIVPTTERDGFLPDPQRMAGALTPATKAIVLNSPSNPTGAVIDDARLRAIANIVRERNLIVISDEIYDQLVYPPAIHRSLVAVAPELADHIILVGGVSKTYSMTGWRIGWAVAPQALADAMINLQSHSTSNPTSISQYAALAALTGDQQPLAQMRAEFERRRDRIVQGLNRIPALRCAVPGGAFYAWCNVSGLGQSADRTAAEWLEQAFVAVVPGEGFGAPGYVRFSFATSMKNIDEGLERLSAWRKERG
- the rplQ gene encoding 50S ribosomal protein L17 — its product is MRHGKRNQRLSKPTDQREALIHGMMQGLIIHRRVKTTYARAKEAQRLADRLVTWGKEGSVHSRRLAFRILQNRTLVKHLFADIAPVFVDVQGGYTRVTRLNFRRGDGAQEAVLTFSLDAALHQTAPAPKTSAAAVVAPAAGQAPASPAEQETEKPKGFLEGLRGLWTRKKKGL
- the lipA gene encoding lipoyl synthase → MDMRQYPDWLKQSFSPNGVARDVRSLVSDLGLTTVCESALCPNLSECYSQRQLTFMILGETCTRRCHFCAVSHGRPHAVPADEPQRVADAVHRLNLSHVVITSVARDDMPDEGAGHFVQVVKMVRLRNPNTTIELLVPDFHARYPLIQMIMDHARPEVFAHNVETIERLSPVVRPSASYWRSLEVLGVAASLGTKSLIKSSLMVGLGETAEELLHTFGDLRAAGVTHLTIGQYLRPDAQSLPVAEYVTPEQFRAYERLAYQRGFAWVTSGPFVRSSYHAIDAISARAGA
- a CDS encoding isocitrate/isopropylmalate dehydrogenase family protein → MMHRVTFIPGDGIGPEVAWAARRCLEATGIAVHWDERQAGEEAIKAFNTPLPEETLKSIQDNRLALKGPITTPIGTGFRSVNVALRKQLNLFACVRPCRTYAGVRSPFQQVNIILVRENTEDLYAGIEFAAGEPYTRQLIAQLTEQSKQPIQPDAGISIKPISTTASERIITFACEYALSHGRKKVTAIHKANIMKFTDGLFMQAARKMAPRYAGRLTIEDRLVDATCMQLVLRPHEFDVLVLPNLYGDILSDLCAGLVGGLGVAPGANIGEGIAVFEAVHGSAPKYAGLNKVNPAAMILSAVMMLDYLGEHDAAQRLDAAVAAVLKDGAAVTYDLKPERNDPTAVGTKEMTEAIIEKLKTVNVRVT